In Bacillus sp. Marseille-Q1617, a genomic segment contains:
- a CDS encoding sugar ABC transporter ATP-binding protein, with protein sequence MAALLEMKDIHKTFSGVKALDAARFQVNGGEVHALLGANGAGKSTLMKILSGAYTPDSGEILLRSEKKRYQTPREAKQHGIHCVYQEVDTAIVHQLSVAENILLDRLSGGGSFFLNKRTLEKEAGAVLHRIGAGNLSLSSPASSLSLAEKQLVLIARALLQKAEILILDEPTAPLSLSETDRLFEVMEELKKEGVGIVFISHRLPEVFQVSDRITVMRDGRTIGIYEKEETTPEEIVEKMLGRSFKEEFVKQPAEKGGMLYEVKGLDDGGKLRSIDLRVREGEVVGIVGLVGAGKTELAKALFGASPIDAGSYFLKEKEVKVKSPRDAVKNGMALVPEERRKEGLFIHESVQHNLSFPSLRNISKRLWINSTAEKELARNRIESLGICTAHEGVSANDLSGGNQQKVAIGKWLTDDASLFLFDEPTKGVDVGAKKEIFSLIQSLAQEGKGILYFSCEIQEILAVSDRILVMYDGRIVKEMTAGEATQETILLYASGGTAAHEGKDIRLTV encoded by the coding sequence ATGGCTGCTTTGCTGGAAATGAAAGATATCCATAAAACTTTTTCAGGGGTGAAGGCCCTGGACGCAGCAAGATTCCAGGTGAATGGAGGGGAGGTCCATGCCCTTCTCGGAGCGAACGGGGCAGGAAAGAGTACGCTCATGAAAATCCTTTCCGGGGCTTACACGCCGGACAGCGGCGAAATTCTTCTTCGCTCTGAAAAGAAACGCTATCAAACTCCGAGAGAAGCAAAGCAGCACGGCATCCACTGTGTCTATCAGGAAGTGGATACGGCAATCGTCCATCAGCTTTCGGTTGCGGAAAACATCCTGCTTGACCGCTTATCGGGCGGCGGATCTTTTTTCCTGAATAAAAGGACGCTTGAGAAAGAGGCGGGCGCCGTGCTTCACAGGATCGGGGCAGGTAATCTGTCACTGAGTTCACCTGCTTCCTCACTCAGCCTGGCCGAAAAACAGCTCGTCCTGATCGCGAGGGCGCTGCTTCAGAAAGCGGAAATACTGATTCTCGATGAGCCGACAGCCCCTCTCAGTCTATCGGAAACCGACAGGCTGTTCGAGGTGATGGAAGAGTTAAAGAAAGAAGGGGTAGGGATAGTGTTCATTTCCCACCGTCTGCCCGAGGTGTTCCAGGTGTCCGACCGGATCACGGTGATGAGGGACGGCAGGACGATCGGCATCTATGAAAAAGAGGAGACGACACCTGAGGAAATCGTAGAAAAAATGCTGGGGCGTTCGTTTAAGGAAGAATTCGTAAAGCAGCCTGCTGAAAAAGGAGGGATGCTTTACGAAGTGAAAGGGCTGGATGACGGCGGGAAACTCCGTTCGATCGACCTTCGTGTCAGGGAAGGGGAAGTCGTCGGGATTGTGGGGCTTGTCGGTGCAGGTAAAACAGAACTGGCAAAAGCATTGTTCGGGGCCTCCCCGATAGACGCAGGCTCCTATTTTTTAAAAGAAAAAGAAGTGAAGGTCAAAAGCCCGCGTGACGCTGTTAAGAACGGCATGGCGCTCGTACCGGAAGAGAGAAGGAAAGAGGGACTCTTCATCCATGAATCGGTCCAGCATAATCTCAGCTTTCCTTCATTACGGAATATTTCGAAACGCTTGTGGATCAACTCAACGGCAGAAAAAGAGCTTGCCCGGAACAGGATTGAATCACTCGGCATCTGCACCGCTCATGAAGGGGTCTCTGCAAATGATCTGAGCGGCGGTAATCAGCAGAAAGTGGCCATCGGTAAGTGGCTGACGGATGACGCTTCGCTGTTTTTGTTCGACGAACCGACGAAGGGTGTGGATGTCGGAGCGAAAAAAGAAATTTTTTCCTTAATACAATCCTTGGCACAAGAAGGCAAGGGCATCCTCTACTTTTCCTGTGAAATCCAAGAGATCCTGGCCGTTTCAGACCGGATCCTTGTTATGTATGACGGTCGGATCGTCAAGGAAATGACGGCAGGGGAAGCGACACAAGAAACCATTCTGCTTTATGCATCAGGAGGGACGGCAGCACATGAAGGCAAAGATATTAGACTTACTGTTTAA
- a CDS encoding DUF2529 domain-containing protein, producing MIKMFTTQLSGLFKRIAEKQEFEIEDAARLLAQAAVGQGSVYIKAFGEMEAVTVEALYGAERLPSIKRYEDSTVLTEADRVLVVTRLSTDEEAVEFAKGLAEEGIPFVGISGLVSEGEGLAGLADIHLDTKVIKGMLPGEEIGERVCMPTSMAALYIYFALGFVIREMLEEYE from the coding sequence ATGATCAAGATGTTCACGACCCAGTTATCGGGTTTGTTTAAACGTATAGCTGAGAAGCAGGAGTTTGAGATTGAGGATGCGGCAAGGTTACTGGCACAGGCGGCAGTCGGTCAGGGATCGGTTTATATCAAGGCATTCGGGGAAATGGAAGCGGTGACGGTTGAGGCTCTGTATGGTGCTGAACGCCTTCCTTCTATAAAAAGATACGAGGATTCCACCGTACTGACTGAAGCCGACCGAGTACTCGTTGTGACCCGCCTGTCGACGGATGAAGAAGCGGTCGAGTTTGCAAAGGGACTGGCGGAGGAAGGGATTCCGTTTGTTGGGATATCCGGGTTAGTCAGTGAGGGTGAAGGGCTCGCCGGACTTGCGGACATTCACCTCGATACCAAGGTGATCAAAGGGATGCTTCCGGGCGAGGAAATCGGCGAGCGTGTGTGCATGCCTACGAGCATGGCGGCGCTCTATATCTATTTCGCGCTCGGGTTTGTGATCCGGGAGATGCTTGAGGAGTACGAATAA
- the icmF gene encoding fused isobutyryl-CoA mutase/GTPase IcmF → MSTVEVYKPKHHVRFVTASSLFDGHDASINIMRRIIQASGSEVIHLGHNRSVEEVVNAAIQEDVQGIAISSYQGGHVEYFKYMYDLLKEKGASHIRIYGGGGGVIIPREIKELHEYGIARIFSPEDGRQHGLQGMINQMIEECDFPTIEGSVNSEVEKLSTGDVNAVSKLISLAEYQVGANEEVAATAQTVFSEIKTLAKKVPVLGITGTGGAGKSSLTDELIRRFINELPEKKIAILSIDPTKQKTGGALLGDRIRMNAIFNPRVYMRSLATRGSKTELSLAIKDAINVVKAAGYDLVVVETSGIGQGDAEIAEICDMSMYVMTSEFGAPSQLEKIDMIDFADLIVINKFERKGSEDARRQVQKQYQRSHMLFDKDLDEMPVYGTIASQFNDPGTNALFAAIVETVNEKMKLDWKTSFGKNVDVEKQNVIIPNNRRYYLREIAETVRSYHKQAEEQVNLARRLFQIEGAMEALREKEQNEEVLTSLNTLKEEVENKLTAESKDILAKWENLKDTYSKDQFVTKIRDKEIVTELSTKSLSGLNIPKVALPKYKDYGEILKWVYRENVPGSFPYTAGVFPFKRKGEDPKRQFAGEGTPERTNRRFHYLSKDDDAKRLSTAFDSVTLYGEDPDYRPDIYGKVGESGVSICTLDDMKKLYAGFDLCAPSTSVSMTINGPAPIILAMYMNTAIDQQIRAKEEELGRVLTVEEYVEVKEQTLQVVRGTVQADILKEDQGQNTCIFSTEFALRMMGDIQQYFIDHKVRNYYSVSISGYHIAEAGANPISQLAFTLANGFTYVEYYLSRGMDINKFAPNLSFFFSNGLDPEYTVIGRVARRIWSTVMRDKYGADERSQKLKYHIQTSGRSLHAQEIDFNDIRTTLQALMALQDNCNSLHTNAYDEAITTPTEESVRRAMAIQMIITKEHGLSKNENPLQGSFIVEELTDLVEEMVLTEFDRLNDRGGVLGSMETQYQRGKIQEESMYYEMKKHNGELPIVGVNTYLNPNPPSEEQMDSMELARATKEEKETQIKNLRDFQARNESDIEEALQRLKKAAVDGGNIFEELMETVKIASLGQITRALYEVGGQYRRNM, encoded by the coding sequence ATGAGCACGGTTGAAGTTTACAAACCAAAGCACCATGTCCGTTTTGTGACGGCATCGAGCCTTTTTGACGGACATGATGCGTCGATCAACATAATGCGTCGGATTATTCAGGCAAGCGGATCAGAGGTTATTCACTTAGGTCATAACCGCTCCGTGGAAGAAGTGGTGAACGCTGCGATCCAGGAGGACGTACAGGGGATTGCGATTTCCTCCTATCAAGGCGGACACGTGGAATATTTTAAATACATGTATGATCTTTTAAAAGAAAAAGGAGCTTCCCACATCCGTATTTACGGCGGTGGCGGCGGGGTCATCATCCCGCGCGAAATCAAGGAGCTCCATGAATACGGGATCGCCCGCATCTTTTCACCGGAAGACGGCCGCCAGCACGGCCTTCAGGGGATGATCAACCAGATGATCGAGGAATGCGACTTCCCGACGATTGAAGGAAGCGTGAACTCGGAAGTTGAAAAGCTTTCGACTGGCGACGTGAACGCCGTTTCCAAGCTGATCTCACTCGCTGAGTATCAGGTCGGGGCGAATGAAGAGGTGGCCGCGACGGCACAGACGGTTTTCTCTGAGATTAAGACTCTTGCTAAAAAGGTGCCTGTACTCGGGATCACCGGAACCGGGGGCGCAGGGAAAAGTTCACTGACAGATGAACTGATCCGCCGCTTCATCAACGAACTTCCGGAGAAGAAGATTGCGATTCTATCAATCGACCCGACGAAACAGAAGACGGGCGGTGCGCTGCTTGGTGACCGTATCCGCATGAACGCGATCTTCAATCCGCGCGTCTACATGCGCAGCCTTGCTACCCGCGGTTCGAAAACGGAGCTGTCGTTAGCGATCAAGGATGCAATCAATGTAGTGAAAGCGGCCGGCTACGATCTCGTAGTTGTCGAGACGAGCGGAATCGGGCAGGGGGATGCGGAAATCGCTGAAATCTGTGACATGTCCATGTATGTGATGACGAGCGAATTCGGAGCGCCATCACAGCTGGAGAAAATCGATATGATCGATTTTGCCGACCTGATCGTCATCAACAAATTCGAGCGCAAAGGCTCAGAAGACGCACGCCGTCAGGTCCAGAAGCAGTATCAGCGCAGCCATATGCTGTTTGACAAGGACCTTGATGAGATGCCGGTGTACGGAACGATTGCAAGCCAGTTCAACGACCCGGGAACGAATGCGTTATTTGCGGCGATCGTGGAAACAGTGAATGAAAAGATGAAGCTTGACTGGAAAACAAGCTTTGGGAAAAACGTCGATGTTGAAAAACAGAACGTGATCATCCCGAACAACCGCCGTTACTATTTAAGAGAAATCGCGGAGACCGTCCGCAGCTATCATAAACAAGCGGAAGAGCAAGTGAATCTTGCGCGCCGCCTGTTCCAAATCGAAGGTGCGATGGAAGCCCTCCGTGAAAAAGAACAGAATGAAGAAGTCCTCACTTCACTGAACACCTTGAAAGAAGAAGTAGAAAACAAGCTGACAGCGGAATCCAAGGATATCTTGGCAAAATGGGAAAACCTGAAGGATACGTACAGCAAGGACCAATTCGTCACAAAAATCCGCGACAAGGAAATCGTCACCGAGCTGAGTACGAAGAGCTTGTCAGGGCTCAATATTCCTAAGGTGGCCCTGCCTAAGTACAAGGATTACGGGGAAATCCTGAAATGGGTCTACAGGGAAAACGTGCCGGGTTCATTCCCGTACACTGCCGGTGTGTTTCCTTTTAAACGAAAAGGGGAAGATCCGAAGCGCCAGTTCGCGGGTGAAGGGACTCCGGAACGTACGAACCGCCGTTTCCACTACTTGTCGAAGGACGATGATGCGAAGCGTCTGAGCACGGCGTTCGACTCGGTTACATTATATGGGGAAGATCCGGATTACCGTCCGGACATCTACGGTAAAGTCGGGGAAAGCGGTGTGAGCATCTGTACGCTTGATGACATGAAGAAGCTGTATGCTGGCTTCGATTTGTGCGCTCCGTCCACATCGGTTTCGATGACGATTAACGGACCTGCGCCGATCATCCTCGCGATGTACATGAACACGGCGATCGACCAGCAGATCCGTGCGAAGGAAGAAGAGCTTGGCCGCGTGCTGACAGTCGAAGAATATGTGGAAGTGAAGGAACAGACGCTTCAAGTCGTGCGCGGAACCGTTCAGGCCGATATTTTAAAAGAAGATCAAGGCCAGAACACTTGCATCTTCTCGACTGAGTTCGCGCTTCGCATGATGGGTGACATCCAGCAGTACTTCATCGATCATAAAGTGAGAAACTACTATTCTGTCTCGATTTCCGGCTACCACATCGCGGAAGCGGGGGCGAATCCTATTTCGCAGCTTGCGTTCACGCTGGCAAACGGCTTCACCTATGTCGAGTACTATTTAAGCCGCGGAATGGATATCAATAAGTTCGCTCCTAACCTGTCGTTCTTCTTCTCGAACGGACTCGATCCTGAGTATACGGTGATCGGCCGCGTGGCCCGCCGAATCTGGTCGACAGTAATGAGGGATAAGTACGGTGCGGATGAGCGCAGCCAGAAGCTGAAGTATCATATCCAGACGTCCGGCCGCTCGCTGCATGCGCAGGAGATCGATTTCAACGATATCCGTACGACACTACAGGCCTTGATGGCCCTTCAGGATAACTGTAACTCGCTTCACACCAATGCCTATGATGAAGCGATCACGACGCCGACGGAAGAATCCGTCCGCCGTGCGATGGCGATCCAGATGATCATCACGAAAGAACACGGTCTTTCTAAAAATGAAAATCCGCTTCAAGGATCTTTCATCGTGGAAGAATTGACGGATCTCGTGGAAGAAATGGTGCTCACTGAGTTCGACCGCCTGAATGACCGCGGTGGTGTGCTCGGTTCCATGGAAACCCAGTATCAGCGCGGCAAGATCCAGGAAGAATCCATGTATTATGAAATGAAGAAACATAACGGTGAACTTCCGATCGTCGGGGTGAACACGTATCTGAATCCGAATCCTCCATCTGAAGAACAGATGGACAGCATGGAACTGGCGCGTGCGACGAAGGAAGAAAAAGAAACGCAGATCAAGAACCTTCGCGACTTCCAGGCGAGAAACGAAAGTGATATCGAAGAAGCGCTTCAGCGCCTGAAAAAAGCGGCAGTCGACGGAGGCAACATCTTCGAAGAGCTGATGGAAACCGTCAAAATCGCAAGCCTGGGACAGATCACAAGAGCCCTATACGAAGTCGGCGGCCAGTACCGCCGGAATATGTAA
- a CDS encoding ABC transporter permease: MKAKILDLLFKYGAIALMAVILIFFSFYHPFFFTYGNLSDILRSISIVTLVALGVTFTLVVDGFDLSVGSTVSLSTVVTASLMVWYEAPLWLVLLIPLLVGAGVGLFNSLLIVKLGIPDLLATLGAMYIISGIHRTYTEGYSIYNNMPMASGGTAPGIFSEAFLWIGQGELLGLPVPVWIMLVFVGLMYVIMHFTRWGRILYMTGGNAEASRLSGVNIKRVKLIAYVLSGVFASIGGILFTARVGSGQMDAGAPLLMEAVAAVFVGFSVLGAGKPNILGTFFGAALIGVLLNGLTMMNLPYYAFEIIKGSVLVLALAVTYIHAKKVKSA; encoded by the coding sequence ATGAAGGCAAAGATATTAGACTTACTGTTTAAATACGGAGCCATTGCTTTGATGGCGGTTATTTTGATTTTTTTCAGCTTTTATCATCCATTCTTTTTCACATACGGGAATCTGTCGGATATTTTGAGGTCGATATCGATCGTGACGCTGGTGGCCCTCGGTGTGACCTTCACGCTGGTCGTCGACGGCTTTGATTTGTCCGTCGGCTCGACCGTCTCACTTTCGACGGTGGTGACGGCATCCCTGATGGTGTGGTATGAAGCGCCGTTGTGGCTCGTGCTCCTGATCCCGCTGCTGGTCGGCGCGGGAGTGGGGCTCTTCAATTCCCTCTTGATCGTCAAGCTCGGCATCCCGGATTTATTGGCGACGCTCGGTGCGATGTACATCATTTCAGGGATCCACCGGACCTATACGGAAGGGTACTCCATCTATAACAATATGCCGATGGCAAGCGGCGGAACGGCACCGGGGATATTTTCGGAAGCTTTCTTATGGATCGGGCAGGGCGAGCTGCTGGGTTTGCCGGTGCCTGTCTGGATCATGCTCGTGTTTGTCGGTTTGATGTATGTGATCATGCATTTCACACGTTGGGGACGGATTCTCTATATGACGGGCGGAAATGCGGAAGCATCGCGGTTGTCGGGTGTGAACATCAAGCGCGTGAAGCTTATCGCCTATGTCCTGTCCGGAGTGTTCGCCTCCATCGGCGGGATCCTGTTCACCGCCAGGGTCGGGTCCGGACAGATGGATGCCGGTGCCCCGCTCCTGATGGAAGCGGTGGCCGCCGTGTTCGTCGGTTTCTCCGTGCTCGGCGCGGGAAAACCGAACATCCTCGGCACATTCTTCGGTGCGGCGCTCATCGGCGTCCTCCTCAACGGGCTGACGATGATGAACCTGCCATACTACGCATTCGAAATCATCAAAGGAAGCGTGCTCGTACTGGCATTGGCCGTTACCTATATTCATGCAAAAAAAGTGAAATCAGCATAA
- the rpoE gene encoding DNA-directed RNA polymerase subunit delta, which produces MSLKQLSKEELRQTSFIELAHEIMTEKKQAITFQEVLNEITSLLEISESEAKSRMVQFYTDLNIDGRFIALGENRWGLREWYPVDQIEEETVPTMKSTKKKKAKKKVDEDLDLDEFDDLDDEDLDDDLDYDDLDDTDDEDLTDDDDDVDDTDDDLDDLDVDDDEEVDEDLEIDEFDEVDDEEEEESDEEDEDEKL; this is translated from the coding sequence GTGAGTCTAAAACAGTTATCGAAGGAAGAATTGCGACAAACATCTTTTATTGAATTGGCACACGAGATCATGACGGAAAAGAAGCAAGCCATAACATTTCAAGAAGTGTTGAACGAAATTACAAGTCTACTTGAAATCTCTGAATCAGAGGCTAAGAGCCGCATGGTTCAATTTTATACAGATCTTAACATCGACGGACGATTCATTGCGCTTGGCGAAAACCGCTGGGGTCTCCGCGAATGGTATCCGGTTGATCAAATCGAAGAAGAAACCGTACCTACGATGAAATCTACCAAAAAGAAAAAGGCGAAGAAGAAAGTCGACGAAGATCTTGATCTTGACGAGTTCGATGATCTTGATGATGAAGATCTGGATGACGATCTTGATTATGATGATCTTGATGATACAGATGACGAAGATCTGACGGATGATGACGACGATGTGGATGACACGGACGATGATCTGGACGACCTTGATGTCGATGATGACGAAGAAGTCGATGAAGACCTGGAAATCGACGAGTTCGATGAAGTCGATGACGAAGAGGAAGAAGAATCAGATGAAGAAGATGAGGATGAAAAGCTTTAA
- a CDS encoding sugar ABC transporter substrate-binding protein, whose translation MKKPSLLLIIITLVLSLLAACQPKVSEESNAEAGAVKGTSDHALAGKKIALIMQINLGTFSAQYIEGVKEQVEKFGGKVQVFTSDGDLSKMSSNLDAAINQKFDGILIDHGTKEALQSGVEKAKGQGIPVVVFDADVESDGVTVLEQGDRQMADQTLNALSEELGGKGEIVKIWVAGFAPMERRQTAYKEFLEANPDIKEVAAFGAATQNTALDTQAQMEAILKQYPNKGDIDAVWAAWDEFAKGAVRAIEAAGRDEIKVYGIDMSDEDLQILQKEGSPWVASAAVDPKDIGRVQVRFLYQKISGEDTPQTVKLEPVFIEQDQLPDEQITTDQLHKHVEGWGASEQGYTDELKELEGSFKK comes from the coding sequence ATGAAAAAGCCGTCTTTATTACTTATCATCATCACGCTGGTACTGAGCCTGCTCGCAGCATGCCAGCCGAAGGTTTCCGAGGAATCGAATGCTGAAGCGGGGGCAGTGAAAGGGACATCCGATCACGCGCTTGCAGGCAAGAAAATCGCTTTGATCATGCAGATTAACCTGGGCACGTTTTCTGCCCAATACATTGAGGGTGTGAAAGAGCAGGTCGAGAAGTTCGGAGGGAAGGTACAGGTCTTCACTTCTGATGGGGATCTTTCAAAGATGTCATCGAACCTCGATGCTGCCATCAATCAGAAGTTCGATGGGATCCTGATTGACCATGGAACGAAGGAAGCGCTGCAGTCAGGTGTCGAGAAAGCAAAAGGGCAGGGCATTCCAGTCGTCGTGTTTGATGCGGATGTTGAATCGGATGGTGTGACCGTCCTTGAGCAGGGAGACAGGCAAATGGCAGATCAGACACTTAACGCCCTTTCAGAAGAGTTAGGCGGAAAAGGTGAAATCGTCAAGATCTGGGTAGCGGGGTTCGCCCCGATGGAAAGGCGCCAGACAGCTTATAAAGAGTTCCTTGAAGCGAACCCTGACATCAAGGAAGTGGCGGCTTTCGGCGCCGCGACCCAGAATACGGCACTCGATACGCAGGCCCAGATGGAAGCGATCCTGAAGCAGTATCCGAATAAAGGGGATATCGATGCTGTGTGGGCGGCATGGGATGAATTCGCGAAGGGTGCTGTCCGGGCCATCGAGGCAGCCGGACGGGATGAAATCAAGGTTTACGGGATTGATATGAGCGATGAAGACCTGCAGATCCTCCAGAAAGAAGGAAGTCCGTGGGTGGCATCTGCGGCGGTTGATCCGAAAGACATCGGGCGCGTTCAGGTGCGGTTCCTTTATCAGAAGATTTCTGGAGAAGATACACCTCAGACCGTGAAGCTCGAGCCTGTCTTCATCGAACAGGACCAGCTACCGGATGAACAGATCACAACCGACCAGCTTCACAAGCATGTCGAAGGCTGGGGCGCAAGCGAGCAGGGATACACAGATGAATTGAAGGAGCTTGAAGGCTCTTTCAAAAAATAG
- a CDS encoding TetR/AcrR family transcriptional regulator: MDKKREVHASVKDERLVEKRRDQMIRGAVSLFKQKGFHRTTTREIAKAAGFSIGTLYEYIRTKEDVLYLVCDSIYEQVRLELEELDIGQGTIESLKIGIAHYFQVMDRMQDEVLVMYQEAKSLSKDALPYVLRKELEMVAMVEKLIVRCVETGELELDENQIHMLAQNVFVQGQMWGFRRWALQKRYSLQEYIDLQVDLLFAGITGFEKQRRTGGVI; this comes from the coding sequence TTGGATAAAAAAAGGGAAGTGCATGCTTCTGTCAAAGATGAACGGTTAGTGGAAAAAAGGCGTGACCAGATGATCCGGGGAGCCGTCTCTCTTTTTAAACAGAAGGGGTTTCACCGCACCACGACGAGAGAGATTGCCAAGGCCGCCGGATTCAGCATCGGAACGCTTTATGAGTATATACGAACAAAGGAAGATGTTTTGTATTTAGTCTGTGACAGCATTTATGAGCAGGTTCGATTGGAGCTTGAGGAGCTCGATATCGGCCAGGGTACGATTGAGAGCCTGAAGATCGGCATTGCCCATTATTTTCAGGTAATGGACCGGATGCAGGATGAGGTTCTCGTCATGTACCAGGAAGCGAAGTCGTTATCGAAGGACGCTTTGCCGTATGTCCTCCGAAAAGAGCTTGAGATGGTGGCGATGGTCGAGAAGCTGATCGTCCGCTGCGTCGAGACGGGGGAGCTTGAGCTTGATGAAAATCAGATCCATATGCTCGCTCAGAATGTATTCGTCCAGGGGCAGATGTGGGGATTCCGCCGCTGGGCACTGCAGAAGAGGTATTCTCTTCAGGAATATATCGATCTTCAAGTCGATCTGCTTTTTGCAGGAATCACAGGTTTTGAAAAACAAAGGAGAACAGGGGGAGTAATATGA
- a CDS encoding CTP synthase, whose translation MTKYIFVTGGVVSSLGKGITAASLGRLLKNRGVSVTIQKFDPYINVDPGTMSPYQHGEVFVTDDGAETDLDLGHYERFVDINLTKYSSVTTGKIYSTVLKKERRGDYLGGTVQVIPHITNEIKERVYRAGKETNSDVVITEIGGTVGDIESLPFLEAIRQIKSDVGRDNVMYIHCTLVPYIKAAGEMKTKPTQHSVKELRSLGIQPNVIVVRTEMPMTQDMKDKIALFCDIDKNAVIEAMDAATLYSVPLSLQEQKLDEITCQHLKLNCREAEMTEWNELVERVTNLSRKTKIALVGKYVELQDAYISVVEALRHAGYQFDSDIEVKWLNSELVDAGNVAEKLGDVDGILVPGGFGDRGVEGKIAATQYARENKIPFLGICLGMQLASVEYARNVLGLEGAHSAELNPDTPYPIIDLLPEQKDIEDLGGTLRLGLYPCKLTKGSKAYAAYDGEVVYERHRHRFEFNNHYREQMEKAGFIFSGTSPDGRLVEIIELEDHPWFVASQFHPEFTSRPTRPQPLFRDFVEASLAFGEKE comes from the coding sequence ATGACTAAGTATATTTTCGTAACAGGCGGCGTTGTGTCGTCACTTGGAAAAGGGATCACAGCAGCGTCCCTTGGAAGACTATTAAAAAACCGCGGAGTTTCGGTGACGATCCAGAAATTCGATCCGTACATCAACGTGGACCCGGGAACGATGAGCCCGTATCAGCATGGAGAAGTATTCGTAACGGATGACGGTGCGGAAACAGATCTTGATTTAGGTCACTATGAGCGTTTCGTAGACATCAACCTGACAAAATACAGCTCCGTGACGACTGGGAAAATCTATTCCACGGTCCTGAAAAAAGAGCGCCGCGGTGATTACTTGGGCGGAACGGTTCAGGTCATCCCGCATATCACAAATGAAATCAAAGAACGCGTATACCGCGCAGGCAAAGAAACAAATTCAGACGTCGTCATCACGGAAATAGGCGGAACGGTAGGGGATATCGAGTCTCTTCCATTCCTTGAAGCAATCCGTCAAATCAAGAGTGACGTAGGCCGTGACAACGTGATGTACATCCACTGTACGTTAGTTCCTTACATCAAAGCTGCCGGTGAAATGAAAACGAAGCCGACCCAGCACAGTGTAAAAGAGCTTCGCAGCCTTGGTATCCAGCCGAATGTCATCGTCGTTCGTACAGAAATGCCGATGACGCAGGATATGAAAGACAAGATCGCCCTGTTCTGTGATATCGATAAAAATGCCGTAATCGAAGCGATGGATGCAGCGACACTGTACTCAGTTCCTCTTTCCCTTCAGGAACAGAAGCTTGATGAAATTACATGCCAGCACCTTAAGCTGAATTGCCGTGAAGCGGAAATGACGGAGTGGAATGAACTCGTCGAGCGTGTAACGAATCTATCACGCAAAACGAAGATCGCACTTGTTGGGAAATATGTTGAACTTCAGGATGCTTATATTTCAGTAGTGGAAGCTCTTCGTCATGCCGGCTATCAGTTCGACAGTGATATCGAAGTCAAGTGGCTGAACTCTGAGCTTGTTGATGCAGGAAATGTTGCTGAAAAACTTGGGGACGTAGACGGAATCCTTGTGCCTGGAGGCTTCGGTGACCGCGGAGTCGAAGGGAAAATCGCAGCGACTCAATATGCCCGTGAAAACAAGATTCCTTTCCTTGGAATCTGCCTTGGCATGCAGCTGGCATCTGTAGAGTATGCGCGCAATGTACTTGGTCTTGAAGGAGCTCACTCAGCTGAGTTGAACCCGGATACGCCTTACCCGATCATTGACCTGCTTCCAGAACAGAAGGACATCGAAGATCTTGGCGGAACGCTTCGCCTCGGTTTATATCCATGTAAACTGACGAAAGGTTCAAAAGCCTATGCAGCGTACGACGGCGAAGTGGTTTACGAGCGTCACCGCCACCGCTTCGAATTCAACAATCACTACCGTGAGCAAATGGAAAAAGCAGGCTTCATCTTCTCAGGTACAAGCCCTGACGGACGCCTTGTGGAGATCATCGAACTTGAAGATCACCCATGGTTCGTGGCATCCCAATTCCACCCGGAATTCACGTCACGCCCGACTCGTCCGCAGCCGCTGTTCAGAGACTTTGTCGAAGCAAGTTTGGCTTTTGGTGAGAAGGAATAA
- a CDS encoding response regulator, with product MNEKILIVDDQFGIRILLNEVLQKEGYQTFQAANGVQALEIVDKHSPDLVLLDMKIPGMDGIEILKRMKKKNQDIRVIIMTAYGELDMIQEAKDLGALTHFAKPFDIDDIRQAVRQYIPV from the coding sequence ATGAATGAAAAGATACTTATTGTAGATGATCAATTTGGTATTCGGATTCTATTAAATGAAGTGTTGCAAAAGGAAGGCTACCAAACCTTTCAAGCAGCAAATGGCGTTCAGGCACTTGAAATCGTTGATAAGCATTCCCCTGATCTGGTCCTTTTGGATATGAAAATTCCTGGAATGGATGGAATCGAAATCCTTAAGCGTATGAAGAAGAAGAACCAGGATATCCGCGTGATCATCATGACCGCGTACGGGGAACTGGATATGATTCAGGAAGCGAAGGATCTGGGTGCTTTGACTCATTTTGCGAAGCCGTTTGATATCGATGACATCAGACAGGCAGTAAGGCAGTACATTCCGGTTTGA